From Brassica oleracea var. oleracea cultivar TO1000 chromosome C3, BOL, whole genome shotgun sequence, a single genomic window includes:
- the LOC106335861 gene encoding putative cyclic nucleotide-gated ion channel 13 isoform X4 — MNSVLYDSGEEYQVLDFMGFGRDNRVRWFKEPSSTEYGYGRRARPSLNAVLNNVRRGFEKGSDKIRTFKKPLSFNSQKKNIINPQGSFLQNWNKTFLFASVIALAIDPLFFYIPIVDGKKHCLNLHSSLEIAASVLRTFVDAFYIIHIVFQFRTAYVSPLSRVFGRGELVEDPKAIALKYLSSYFIIDVLSILPLPQLVVLAVIPNVEKPVSLLTKDYLITVIFAQYIPRILRIYPLYSEVTRTSGIVTETAWAGAAWNLSLYMLASHVFGALWYLISVEREDRCWREACEKRQGCELRFLYCDGNNNVINDYLTTSCPFINPDDITNSTTFNFGIFTDALKSGIVESDDFWKKFFYCFWWGLRNLSALGQNLNTSKFVGEIIFAVLICISGLVLFALLIGNMQKYLESTTVREEEMRVRKRDAEQWMAHRMLPEDLRKRIRRYEQYKWQETRGVEEENLLRNLPNDLRRDIKRHFCLDLLKKVPLFEIMDEQLLDAVCDKLRPVLYTENSYAIREGDPVEEMLFVMRGKLMSATTNGGRTGFFNAVYLNASDFCGEDLLTWALDPQSSSHFPISPRTVQALTEVEAFALAAEDLKLVASQFRRLHSKQLQHTFRFYSVQWRTWGASFIQAAWRRHCRRRLARSLTQEEDQFRIAVAKRERRAASSSSLVATLYASRFASNALRNLRQHNTLPLLPPKPSEPDFGVDDD; from the exons ATGAACTCTGTTCTTTATGATTCAGGAGAAGAGTACCAAGTCCTTGACTTTATGGGTTTTGGCCGTGACAATCGTGTAAGGTG GTTCAAAGAACCATCATCCACAGAGTATGGTTACGGAAGAAGAGCTAGACCATCTCTAAACGCAGTGTTGAATAATGTCCGAAGAGGGTTTGAGAAAGGATCAGACAAGATCAGGACTTTCAAGAAACCCTTAAGTTTCAATTCAC AGAAGAAGAACATCATAAACCCACAAGGCTCCTTTCTACAGAACTGGAACAAAACCTTCCTCTTCGCTTCCGTGATCGCTCTCGCCATTGATCCCTTGTTTTTCTACATTCCCATTGTTGATGGAAAAAAGCATTGCCTCAACTTGCACTCTAGCCTCGAGATAGCAGCTAGCGTGCTTCGAACGTTTGTAGATGCCTTCTACATTATTCACATTGTGTTTCAGTTTAGGACAGCTTATGTCTCTCCTTTGTCCCGGGTTTTCGGTAGAGGCGAGTTGGTTGAAGATCCTAAAGCCATTGCTTTAAAGTATCTCTCCTCTTATTTCATCATCGATGTTCTCTCTATCCTTCCACTCCCACAG CTTGTAGTCTTGGCTGTTATCCCGAATGTGGAAAAACCTGTCTCTTTGCTCACTAAGGACTACCTGATAACTGTCATATTTGCTCAGTACATTCCAAGGATTCTTCGTATTTACCCGCTTTACAGTGAAGTTACAAGAACATCTGGCATAGTTACTGAAACAGCTTGGGCTGGAGCTGCTTGGAACCTCTCTCTCTACATGTTAGCCAGTCAT GTGTTTGGAGCTTTGTGGTACTTAATATCAGTTGAACGAGAAGACAGATGCTGGCGTGAAGCTTGTGAGAAGAGACAAGGGTGTGAGTTGAGGTTTCTCTACTGCGATGGAAACAACAATGTTATAAATGATTACCTGACTACTTCGTGTCCGTTTATCAACCCTGATGATATAACGAATTCAACTACTTTCAACTTTGGTATCTTCACTGATGCTCTCAAGAGTGGGATTGTTGAATCAGATGATTTCTGGAAGAAGTTCTTCTACTGCTTCTGGTGGGGTCTGCGTAATCTAAG TGCACTGGGACAAAACCTCAACACAAGCAAGTTCGTTGGAGAAATTATCTTTGCTGTATTAATTTGCATATCTGGACTAGTTCTATTCGCACTACTTATCGGCAATATGCAG AAATACTTGGAGTCGACAACAGTTAGGGAAGAGGAGATGAGAGTGAGAAAAAGAGATGCAGAGCAATGGATGGCTCATCGGATGTTACCAGAGGACCTAAGGAAACGTATCAGAAGGTATGAACAATACAAATGGCAAGAAACCAGAGGAGTTGAAGAAGAAAACCTTCTGCGTAACCTCCCTAATGACCTCAGAAGAGACATTAAACGCCATTTCTGCCTCGATCTTCTCAAGAAA GTACCTCTGTTCGAGATAATGGATGAGCAGCTCCTAGATGCCGTGTGTGACAAGCTAAGACCAGTGCTCTACACTGAGAATAGCTACGCGATTAGGGAAGGAGACCCAGTGGAGGAGATGTTGTTTGTTATGAGAGGTAAGCTTATGAGCGCCACCACGAACGGTGGCCGGACGGGATTCTTCAACGCCGTGTACCTCAATGCTAGCGACTTTTGCGGCGAGGATCTTCTCACGTGGGCGTTGGATCCTCAGTCTTCGTCTCATTTTCCAATCTCGCCGAGAACAGTTCAAGCTCTGACTGAAGTAGAAGCCTTTGCTCTTGCAGCAGAAGATCTCAAGCTTGTCGCCTCGCAGTTCAGACGGCTACATAGCAAACAGCTTCAACATACTTTCAG GTTTTATTCGGTACAATGGAGGACATGGGGAGCGTCGTTTATACAAGCGGCGTGGCGGAGACATTGTCGGAGAAGATTGGCTAGGTCATTAACGCAGGAAGAAGATCAATTCCGAATCGCGGTTGCAAAACGCGAACGCAGAGCCGCGTCGTCGTCGAGCCTTGTTGCGACGTTATACGCGTCGCGGTTCGCGTCAAACGCGCTTCGCAATCTGCGTCAGCACAATACACTGCCTTTGCTTCCTCCGAAGCCATCAGAGCCTGATTTCGGTGTTGATGATGATTGA
- the LOC106335861 gene encoding putative cyclic nucleotide-gated ion channel 13 isoform X1 has protein sequence MNSVLYDSGEEYQVLDFMGFGRDNRVRWFKEPSSTEYGYGRRARPSLNAVLNNVRRGFEKGSDKIRTFKKPLSFNSHKNEEKRNATGTQKKNIINPQGSFLQNWNKTFLFASVIALAIDPLFFYIPIVDGKKHCLNLHSSLEIAASVLRTFVDAFYIIHIVFQFRTAYVSPLSRVFGRGELVEDPKAIALKYLSSYFIIDVLSILPLPQLVVLAVIPNVEKPVSLLTKDYLITVIFAQYIPRILRIYPLYSEVTRTSGIVTETAWAGAAWNLSLYMLASHVFGALWYLISVEREDRCWREACEKRQGCELRFLYCDGNNNVINDYLTTSCPFINPDDITNSTTFNFGIFTDALKSGIVESDDFWKKFFYCFWWGLRNLSALGQNLNTSKFVGEIIFAVLICISGLVLFALLIGNMQKYLESTTVREEEMRVRKRDAEQWMAHRMLPEDLRKRIRRYEQYKWQETRGVEEENLLRNLPNDLRRDIKRHFCLDLLKKVPLFEIMDEQLLDAVCDKLRPVLYTENSYAIREGDPVEEMLFVMRGKLMSATTNGGRTGFFNAVYLNASDFCGEDLLTWALDPQSSSHFPISPRTVQALTEVEAFALAAEDLKLVASQFRRLHSKQLQHTFRFYSVQWRTWGASFIQAAWRRHCRRRLARSLTQEEDQFRIAVAKRERRAASSSSLVATLYASRFASNALRNLRQHNTLPLLPPKPSEPDFGVDDD, from the exons ATGAACTCTGTTCTTTATGATTCAGGAGAAGAGTACCAAGTCCTTGACTTTATGGGTTTTGGCCGTGACAATCGTGTAAGGTG GTTCAAAGAACCATCATCCACAGAGTATGGTTACGGAAGAAGAGCTAGACCATCTCTAAACGCAGTGTTGAATAATGTCCGAAGAGGGTTTGAGAAAGGATCAGACAAGATCAGGACTTTCAAGAAACCCTTAAGTTTCAATTCACATAAGAACGAAGAGAAGAGAAACGCTACTGGTACACAGAAGAAGAACATCATAAACCCACAAGGCTCCTTTCTACAGAACTGGAACAAAACCTTCCTCTTCGCTTCCGTGATCGCTCTCGCCATTGATCCCTTGTTTTTCTACATTCCCATTGTTGATGGAAAAAAGCATTGCCTCAACTTGCACTCTAGCCTCGAGATAGCAGCTAGCGTGCTTCGAACGTTTGTAGATGCCTTCTACATTATTCACATTGTGTTTCAGTTTAGGACAGCTTATGTCTCTCCTTTGTCCCGGGTTTTCGGTAGAGGCGAGTTGGTTGAAGATCCTAAAGCCATTGCTTTAAAGTATCTCTCCTCTTATTTCATCATCGATGTTCTCTCTATCCTTCCACTCCCACAG CTTGTAGTCTTGGCTGTTATCCCGAATGTGGAAAAACCTGTCTCTTTGCTCACTAAGGACTACCTGATAACTGTCATATTTGCTCAGTACATTCCAAGGATTCTTCGTATTTACCCGCTTTACAGTGAAGTTACAAGAACATCTGGCATAGTTACTGAAACAGCTTGGGCTGGAGCTGCTTGGAACCTCTCTCTCTACATGTTAGCCAGTCAT GTGTTTGGAGCTTTGTGGTACTTAATATCAGTTGAACGAGAAGACAGATGCTGGCGTGAAGCTTGTGAGAAGAGACAAGGGTGTGAGTTGAGGTTTCTCTACTGCGATGGAAACAACAATGTTATAAATGATTACCTGACTACTTCGTGTCCGTTTATCAACCCTGATGATATAACGAATTCAACTACTTTCAACTTTGGTATCTTCACTGATGCTCTCAAGAGTGGGATTGTTGAATCAGATGATTTCTGGAAGAAGTTCTTCTACTGCTTCTGGTGGGGTCTGCGTAATCTAAG TGCACTGGGACAAAACCTCAACACAAGCAAGTTCGTTGGAGAAATTATCTTTGCTGTATTAATTTGCATATCTGGACTAGTTCTATTCGCACTACTTATCGGCAATATGCAG AAATACTTGGAGTCGACAACAGTTAGGGAAGAGGAGATGAGAGTGAGAAAAAGAGATGCAGAGCAATGGATGGCTCATCGGATGTTACCAGAGGACCTAAGGAAACGTATCAGAAGGTATGAACAATACAAATGGCAAGAAACCAGAGGAGTTGAAGAAGAAAACCTTCTGCGTAACCTCCCTAATGACCTCAGAAGAGACATTAAACGCCATTTCTGCCTCGATCTTCTCAAGAAA GTACCTCTGTTCGAGATAATGGATGAGCAGCTCCTAGATGCCGTGTGTGACAAGCTAAGACCAGTGCTCTACACTGAGAATAGCTACGCGATTAGGGAAGGAGACCCAGTGGAGGAGATGTTGTTTGTTATGAGAGGTAAGCTTATGAGCGCCACCACGAACGGTGGCCGGACGGGATTCTTCAACGCCGTGTACCTCAATGCTAGCGACTTTTGCGGCGAGGATCTTCTCACGTGGGCGTTGGATCCTCAGTCTTCGTCTCATTTTCCAATCTCGCCGAGAACAGTTCAAGCTCTGACTGAAGTAGAAGCCTTTGCTCTTGCAGCAGAAGATCTCAAGCTTGTCGCCTCGCAGTTCAGACGGCTACATAGCAAACAGCTTCAACATACTTTCAG GTTTTATTCGGTACAATGGAGGACATGGGGAGCGTCGTTTATACAAGCGGCGTGGCGGAGACATTGTCGGAGAAGATTGGCTAGGTCATTAACGCAGGAAGAAGATCAATTCCGAATCGCGGTTGCAAAACGCGAACGCAGAGCCGCGTCGTCGTCGAGCCTTGTTGCGACGTTATACGCGTCGCGGTTCGCGTCAAACGCGCTTCGCAATCTGCGTCAGCACAATACACTGCCTTTGCTTCCTCCGAAGCCATCAGAGCCTGATTTCGGTGTTGATGATGATTGA